CGTGCTGCTGTCCACCGAGCGGCTGAACACCGTCGGTGAGGTCGACGTGGTCGAACGACGGGTGAGTGTGGGGGCGGGCGCCACGCTCGCGGCGGTGCGGCGCGCCGCGGCCGATGCCGGGCTGATCTTCGGTGTCGACCTGACCGCCCGGGATACCGCCACGGTCGGCGGCATGGCCTCCACCAACGCCGGTGGGCTGTACACCGTGCACTACGGCAACATGGGCGAGCAGCTACTCGGTCTGCAGGTGGCGCTGCCGGACGGCGCGCTGGTGCATCGGCATAGCGCGGTGCGCTCCGACAACACCGGCTACGACCTGCCGGCACTGTTCGTCGGGGCCGAAGGCACCCTGGGCGTCATCACCGCGCTGGACCTGCGGCTGCATCCCGTCCCGGCGCACCGGGTGACGGCGGTCTGCGGCTTCGCGGAGCTGCAGGATCTGGTCGATGCGGCGCGAATCTTTCGCGATCTGGACGGCGTCGCGACGCTGGAGTTGATCGACGCGCGCGTCGCCGCGCTGACCGGGGAGCGGCTCGGGATCGGCGCCCCGGTGCGCGGTGACTGGCTATTGCTGGTGGAACTGACCGGCGACACCGACCAGACCGACCGCCTCGCCGACCTGCTGGCGCAGGTGCGATCCTGCGACGAGCCCGCGGTGGGTGTGGACCTTGCGACCGGGCAGCGGCTCTGGCGGGTGCGCGAGGCGATCGCCGATGTGTTGGGTGCCTTCGGGCCGC
The window above is part of the Mycolicibacter sp. MU0102 genome. Proteins encoded here:
- a CDS encoding FAD-binding oxidoreductase, encoding MQSVAELVGPAYVTDDPDVLAARSVDYTGRYRGRASALVRPGSPEEVAEVLRLCRGAGAHVTVQGGRTSLVAGTVPEHDDVLLSTERLNTVGEVDVVERRVSVGAGATLAAVRRAAADAGLIFGVDLTARDTATVGGMASTNAGGLYTVHYGNMGEQLLGLQVALPDGALVHRHSAVRSDNTGYDLPALFVGAEGTLGVITALDLRLHPVPAHRVTAVCGFAELQDLVDAARIFRDLDGVATLELIDARVAALTGERLGIGAPVRGDWLLLVELTGDTDQTDRLADLLAQVRSCDEPAVGVDLATGQRLWRVREAIADVLGAFGPPVKFDVSLPLAAVAGFAAAASTVVQRHAPEALPVLFGHIGEGNLHFNVLRCSASAEAGLYAAMMTLIADCGGNVSSEHGVGSRKRAYLAMSRGPDDIAAMRTIKAAFDPTGYLNAAVLFD